The Mytilus galloprovincialis chromosome 4, xbMytGall1.hap1.1, whole genome shotgun sequence genome contains a region encoding:
- the LOC143072612 gene encoding uncharacterized protein LOC143072612 produces MAFSQSVKKSQIPINCHLCDTEKNKWKCIDCELLMCDKCKDGRHLRIKNAQDHKVISIKDIGLHSGELDFTNIKCPEHATQPCCLFCKICDSLVCPTCVSKVHKKHANDLIEISEAYHMKKERLKNGQSKIQMEEKKAVTKNKQLVKRKNAENAKYSKVIQDILDHGKVLKSDIDKYIKELKDEVDENLKTIFKSTDTDLSIVAKSMKYYNEKNNEVEGLIKSTDLANFFSDVRKIEKSMEVPVLKTQSSYISFPKFVPGEITQSNVGVLQIEDSSFNIIQEYQTELTVIDEIISCTDNSVWISSNLDDCLINAIPTGKELNMVSTFNMTVYGMEKATSNNLLLSVGKSRVQQLNITTGNITDSVYNMSSLGSTCIHITSDNKVIVGGYSDSRGRSAVFVMNDKGDHETVYEHDKHNQPIFSYPMNLTSTSNGNIHVVDRDHGKEGRVVVLVPGRDVINSYKGHPEINKKKPFKPTRMATTPRDNVMVIDFDTDIIHILDNAGNLVSWFKMKDIGILYPYSLVFTPTGQLYIGCNTPLNSTVKDAKIYEVTCSGC; encoded by the coding sequence ATGGCATTTTCTCAATCTGTTAAAAAGAGTCAAATACCTATAAACTGTCATCTATGTGACACAGAGAAAAACAAGTGGAAATGCATTGACTGTGAACTTCTAATGTGTGATAAGTGTAAAGATGGGAGACATCTTAGAATTAAAAATGCACAAGACCATAAGGTCATAAGTATAAAAGACATTGGTTTACACAGTGGAGAATTggattttacaaatataaaatgtcCAGAACATGCTACACAACCTTGCTGTCTTTTTTGCAAGATTTGTGACAGTCTCGTTTGTCCGACATGTGTGTCCAAAGTTCATAAGAAACATGCAAATGACTTAATCGAGATCAGTGAAGCCTAtcatatgaaaaaagaaagactgaaaaatggacAAAGTAAAATTCAAATGGAAGAAAAAAAAGCagtaacaaaaaataaacaattggtAAAGCGTAAGAATGCTGAAAATGCAAAATACAGCAAAGTTATCCAAGATATTCTGGATCATGGAAAAGTGCTGAAAAGTGACATTGACAAATACATTAAAGAATTAAAAGATGAAGTTGATGAAAACCTAAAAACTATTTTCAAATCAACTGACACAGACCTTAGTATTGTAgcaaaatcaatgaaatattatAATGAGAAAAACAATGAAGTCGAGGGTTTAATAAAATCCACAGATCTTGCAAACTTTTTTTCTGATGTCAGGAAAATTGAAAAATCCATGGAAGTACCAGTACTAAAAACACAATCATCATACATTTCCTTTCCAAAGTTTGttccaggggagataactcaatctAATGTTGGAGTGCTACAAATTGAAGACAGTTCATTTAACATCATTCAAGAGTATCAGACAGAACTTACTGTAATAGATGAAATTATTTCATGCACTGACAATTCAGTTTGGATTAGTTCAAATTTAGATGATTGTCTTATTAATGCAATACCTACAGGCAAAGAACTCAATATGGTATCTACCTTTAACATGACAGTCTATGGTATGGAAAAAGCTACATCGAATAATCTCCTGCTATCTGTTGGTAAATCCAGAGTACAACAACTCAATATTACCACTGGTAACATAACTGACTCTGTATATAATATGAGCTCTTTAGGGTCTACATGCATCCACATTACCAGTGATAATAAAGTTATAGTAGGAGGTTATAGTGATTCCCGAGGAAGAAGTGCTGTGTTTGTAATGAATGACAAGGGAGACCATGAGACAGTGTATGAACATGATAAACATAATCAACCTATATTTTCCTACCCAATGAATTTAACAAGTACCAGTAATGGGAATATACATGTGGTAGATCGTGATCATGGTAAAGAAGGTCGAGTGGTAGTGTTGGTACCAGGAAGAGATGTCATTAATTCATATAAAGGCCATCCTGAAATAAACAAGAAGAAACCATTTAAACCAACCAGAATGGCAACAACACCAAGAGACAATGTCATGGTGATAGATTTCGACACTGACATAATACATATTCTAGATAATGCGGGAAACCTTGTGTCATGGTTTAAAATGAAAGACATAGGTATACTATATCCATACTCCCTTGTCTTCACTCCAACAGGACAACTCTATATAGGATGTAATACACCTCTAAACAGTACAGTCAAGGATGCAAAGATTTATGAAGTGACTTGTTCAGGATGTTAA